The genomic segment TCTAATAGGTGCGAAGTTGTAAGAATAGAAGATGATAGTATAATAATAGGATGCTTTGGAGACCGCTGTGGAAAATGGACCAATACCATTAATGAAAATATTACTAAAGGTGCTTAATCATAAAAACATAATTGTTTCTTACATAATTAAGGATAAAAAATACAGACTAAGTAATTGATTTTAATTACTTAGTCTGTATTGCGATATAATATTAATCTCTTTTATATTTTTTTCTTATATAAAAATAAACTGGAAGACCTATTAAAGTTATTCCTATTCCATATATTGCATTTAATGAATCTGTTATAAAAGTACTTATTAATATGTACAGCCCACCAACTATTCCGATCAATGGAACAATTGGATATAAAGGAACTTTGTATGAAGTTTTTAATTCTTTATGTTTACGTCTCAATATAAAAATCCCACATACGCACATAACAAAAAATATCCACATTACAAACACAGCTAAATTTGTAAGTTTGTCAAAAGACCCACTTAATACATATAAACTTGCTAGTAATACTTCAAAAGCAAATGTATTTATAGGAGTCTCAAATTTTTCATTGATTTTCCCAAAAAATTTAGGAAAAGGGAAAAGATTATCCTGAGCCATAGCAAAAGGAATTCTAACACCTGTCATTAGATACCCATTTAGCGCTCCAAAAATAGAAATCATTATGCCTACCGCGATTAAAGCCGCTCCCATATTTCCAAACAATATTACCGCTGCATCTGAAGCTGGCTTGGAAGAAAGTACTACATCGTTAACTGGCATTATATTTATTATCGCTACATTAATTAATATATAAACTATTATTATTGCTATTAATCCCATTATTATTGACTTTGGGAGATCTTTTTCTGGATTTTTAAGCTCCCCAGCCATATTTCCTACGCTAATCCATCCGTCATAGGCCCATAAAGTACCAAGTATTGCAGCTCCAAATCCTGCTGCTCCTGATGTATTTGATGAGAATACCGTAGTCGAGAAATCATGAGCTGT from the Clostridium beijerinckii genome contains:
- a CDS encoding APC family permease, with amino-acid sequence MNESTQKNKENVIPKGLKKEIGLIEAITIVIGVVIGSGIFFKASTVFKNAGTPTLGIMAWVIGGCITIASALTVAEIAVAIPKTGGVFVYIKELYSEKWAFLFGWMQTLIYVPGVAAALSIVFVTQATYFIPDLTPMLQKIFAICILFFVMALNVLSSRLGGKVQVISTIGKLVPIIFIVIFGLINGTAHDFSTTVFSSNTSGAAGFGAAILGTLWAYDGWISVGNMAGELKNPEKDLPKSIIMGLIAIIIVYILINVAIINIMPVNDVVLSSKPASDAAVILFGNMGAALIAVGIMISIFGALNGYLMTGVRIPFAMAQDNLFPFPKFFGKINEKFETPINTFAFEVLLASLYVLSGSFDKLTNLAVFVMWIFFVMCVCGIFILRRKHKELKTSYKVPLYPIVPLIGIVGGLYILISTFITDSLNAIYGIGITLIGLPVYFYIRKKYKRD